A window of the Nycticebus coucang isolate mNycCou1 chromosome 3, mNycCou1.pri, whole genome shotgun sequence genome harbors these coding sequences:
- the LRRC10 gene encoding leucine-rich repeat-containing protein 10: MGNTIRALVAFIPAEHCQSFVVGDLREMPLDRMVDLSGSQLRRLPLHLCSFGTLVKLYLSDNHLHSLPPELGQLQNLQILALDFNNFKALPQVVCTLKQLCILYLGNNKLCGLPRELSLLQNLRTLWIEANHLTQLPDVVCELSLLKTLHAGSNGLRLLPGQLRRLQELRTIWLSGNRLTSFPPVLLHMPFLEVIDVDRNSIQHFPSLAHLSSLKLVIYDHNPCRNAPKVAKGVRRVGRWAEETPEPDPRKARRYALVKEESQEPQAPAPSPPTPPANS, translated from the coding sequence ATGGGGAACACCATCAGGGCCCTGGTGGCCTTCATCCCTGCTGAGCACTGCCAGAGCTTCGTGGTCGGAGATCTTCGCGAGATGCCGCTAGACAGGATGGTGGACCTGAGTGGGAGCCAGCTGCGCCGCCTCCCCCTGCACCTGTGCTCCTTCGGGACCCTGGTCAAGCTCTACCTGAGTGACAACCACCTGCACAGCCTGCCTCCGGAGCTGGGCCAGCTGCAGAACCTGCAGATCCTGGCCTTGGACTTCAACAACTTCAAGGCTCTGCCCCAGGTGGTGTGCACCCTGAAACAGCTCTGCATCCTCTACCTGGGCAACAACAAGCTCTGTGGCCTCCCCAGGGAGCTGAGCCTGCTCCAGAACTTGCGGACCCTGTGGATCGAGGCCAACCACCTCACCCAGCTGCCGGACGTGGTCTGCGAGCTGAGTCTCCTTAAGACTCTGCATGCCGGCTCCAATGGCCTGCGTCTGCTGCCAGGCCAGCTCCGGCGCCTCCAGGAGCTAAGGACCATCTGGCTGTCGGGCAACCGGCTGACCAGCTTCCCCCCGGTGCTGCTTCACATGCCCTTCCTGGAGGTGATCGATGTGGACCGGAACAGCATCCAGCACTTCCCCAGCCTGGCCCACCTCTCGAGCCTGAAGCTGGTCATCTATGACCACAATCCTTGCAGGAATGCACCCAAGGTGGCGAAAGGTGTGCGCCGAgtgggaagatgggcagaggagACACCGGAGCCCGACCCCAGAAAAGCCCGGCGTTATGCGCTAGTCAAAGAGGAAAGCCAGGAGCCACAGGCCCCTGCCCCATCTCCCCCAACCCCTCCTGCCAACTCCTGA